A genomic window from Lotus japonicus ecotype B-129 chromosome 1, LjGifu_v1.2 includes:
- the LOC130729189 gene encoding proline-rich receptor-like protein kinase PERK7 isoform X2 gives MSSNSSDSPPPDSSSQSPPPPSEEESSPPPPSSSPPPSSPPPSSPPPSSPPPSSPPPSSPPPDDKKSPPPPSGSSPSPPSPPPPPSDQNSPNNPPSPPPPSHSSEQFSPPPPSHHRLSPGHTKSSDSGTPSGDNGSQLSVPAIIGIATGFGLLLLVIIIAVIVCSRRKKRSETTIHYYSNHSDKDYYKSGPNQYGYNNGEHVLNIPPPPGVGWGAHAPPHPPPQRVSSDMSNSSNSGPHGPVLPPPHPTVALGFNQSTFTYEELSTATGGFSQRNLLGQGGFGYVHKGVLPNGKEIAVKSLKSTGGQGDREFQAEIDIISRVHHRHLVSLVGYCFTESKKLLVYEFVPNKTLDYHLHGKGRPVMDWDTRLRIAIGSAKGLAYLHEDCHPRIIHRDIKGANILIENNFDAKVADFGLAKFNQDTNTHVSTRVMGTFGYLAPEYASSGKLTEKSDVFSFGIMLLELITGRRPVDNTGDYEEDSLVDWAKPLCAKAMEEGIFVGLVDPRLEDNYNKQEMAHMIACAAASVRHSARRRPRMSQIVRVLEGDALVDVLNHDGVKPGQSAMFSNASGEYDAGAYSADMKKFRKLAFDSGTPASSEFGATSEYGLNLSASSSDQSTTEIGRRTGSRLQTP, from the exons ATGTCTTCAAATTCTTCGGATTCTCCTCCACCTGATTCATCTTCACAATCACCCCCTCCACCATCTGAAGAAGAATCATCGCCTCCTCCACCGTCGTCATCTCCGCCACcatcatctcctcctccgtcatcaCCACCTCCATCATCGCCCCCGCCCTCATCACCCCCGCCATCCTCGCCTCCCCCGGATGATAAAAAATCTCCGCCCCCTCCATCAGGCTCTTCCCCatctccaccatcaccaccaccaccaccttctgaCCAAAACTCACCCAACAACCCACCTTCTCCTCCGCCGCCATCACATTCCAGCGAACAGttttctcctcctccaccgTCACATCACCGGTTGTCTCCGGGTCACACTAAATCATCAGACTCCGGCACACCATCAGGGGACAACGGAAGCCAACTGAGCGTGCCGGCTATAATAGGAATTGCAACAGGGTTTGGATTGTTGCTCCTTGTCATTATCATAGCAGTCATTGTATGttcaagaagaaagaagagatcAGAAACTACAATACATTACTACTCTAACCATTCTG ACAAAGACTACTACAAATCAGGTCCAAATCAGTACGGTTACAATAACGGTGAGCATGTTCTTAACATTCCTCCACCACCAGGTGTAGGATGGGGAGCACACGCGCCTCCGCATCCCCCGCCACAGCGTGTTAGTAGTGACATGAGCAACTCCAGTAACTCAGGTCCCCATGGTCCTGTACTGCCACCGCCACACCCTACGGTGGCCTTGGGGTTCAACCAGAGCACTTTCACGTATGAAGAGTTATCCACAGCCACCGGTGGTTTCTCCCAACGCAACTTGCTAGGTCAAGGTGGTTTTGGATATGTGCACAAAGGTGTTCTTCCAAATGGTAAGGAAATAGCTGTGAAGAGCCTCAAATCCACTGGGGGACAAGGAGACAGAGAGTTCCAAGCTGAGATTGATATAATTAGTCGTGTTCATCATCGCCATCTTGTGTCACTTGTTGGGTATTGCTTTACTGAGAGCAAAAAGTTGTTGGTGTATGAATTTGTGCCTAATAAGACTCTTGATTACCACCTTCATG GAAAGGGTCGACCTGTGATGGACTGGGACACCAGACTTAGAATTGCCATTGGATCAGCCAAAGGGCTTGCTTACTTACATGAGGATT GTCACCCTCGTATCATTCACCGAGACATAAAGGGTGCAAACATTCTAATTGAAAACAACTTTGATGCCAAA GTTGCAGATTTTGGATTGGCAAAGTTTAATCAAGACACTAACACACATGTTTCTACTCGTGTGATGGGAACATTTGG GTATTTGGCTCCTGAGTATGCATCAAGTGGCAAGCTAACTGAGAAATCTGATGTTTTCTCATTTGGTATTATGCTATTAGAGCTCATTACAGGACGACGACCGGTAGACAACACTGGTGATTATGAAGAGGATAGTTTGGTTGATTGG GCTAAACCACTATGTGCAAAAGCAATGGAAGAGGGGATTTTTGTTGGACTGGTGGATCCACGTTTAGAAGACAATTATAACAAACAAGAGATGGCACATATGATTGCTTGTGCTGCTGCTAGCGTTAGACACTCAGCAAGAAGACGCCCGAGAATGAGCCAG ATTGTACGAGTGCTGGAGGGAGATGCCTTAGTGGATGTCCTTAATCATGACGGAGTGAAACCTGGCCAGAGTGCAATGTTTAGCAACGCAAGCGGCGAGTATGATGCTGGTGCGTATAGTGCTGACATGAAGAAGTTCAGGAAACTAGCATTTGATAGCGGCACCCCCGCGAGCAGCGAGTTTGGCGCAACGAGTGAGTATGGCCTCAACCTCTCCGCCTCGAGCAGCGATCAATCAACTACTGAGATTGGCAGGAGGACAGGAAGTCGGCTGCAAACTCCTTGA
- the LOC130729189 gene encoding proline-rich receptor-like protein kinase PERK7 isoform X1 → MSSNSSDSPPPDSSSQSPPPPSEEESSPPPPSSSPPPSSPPPSSPPPSSPPPSSPPPSSPPPDDKKSPPPPSGSSPSPPSPPPPPSDQNSPNNPPSPPPPSHSSEQFSPPPPSHHRLSPGHTKSSDSGTPSGDNGSQLSVPAIIGIATGFGLLLLVIIIAVIVCSRRKKRSETTIHYYSNHSGDKDYYKSGPNQYGYNNGEHVLNIPPPPGVGWGAHAPPHPPPQRVSSDMSNSSNSGPHGPVLPPPHPTVALGFNQSTFTYEELSTATGGFSQRNLLGQGGFGYVHKGVLPNGKEIAVKSLKSTGGQGDREFQAEIDIISRVHHRHLVSLVGYCFTESKKLLVYEFVPNKTLDYHLHGKGRPVMDWDTRLRIAIGSAKGLAYLHEDCHPRIIHRDIKGANILIENNFDAKVADFGLAKFNQDTNTHVSTRVMGTFGYLAPEYASSGKLTEKSDVFSFGIMLLELITGRRPVDNTGDYEEDSLVDWAKPLCAKAMEEGIFVGLVDPRLEDNYNKQEMAHMIACAAASVRHSARRRPRMSQIVRVLEGDALVDVLNHDGVKPGQSAMFSNASGEYDAGAYSADMKKFRKLAFDSGTPASSEFGATSEYGLNLSASSSDQSTTEIGRRTGSRLQTP, encoded by the exons ATGTCTTCAAATTCTTCGGATTCTCCTCCACCTGATTCATCTTCACAATCACCCCCTCCACCATCTGAAGAAGAATCATCGCCTCCTCCACCGTCGTCATCTCCGCCACcatcatctcctcctccgtcatcaCCACCTCCATCATCGCCCCCGCCCTCATCACCCCCGCCATCCTCGCCTCCCCCGGATGATAAAAAATCTCCGCCCCCTCCATCAGGCTCTTCCCCatctccaccatcaccaccaccaccaccttctgaCCAAAACTCACCCAACAACCCACCTTCTCCTCCGCCGCCATCACATTCCAGCGAACAGttttctcctcctccaccgTCACATCACCGGTTGTCTCCGGGTCACACTAAATCATCAGACTCCGGCACACCATCAGGGGACAACGGAAGCCAACTGAGCGTGCCGGCTATAATAGGAATTGCAACAGGGTTTGGATTGTTGCTCCTTGTCATTATCATAGCAGTCATTGTATGttcaagaagaaagaagagatcAGAAACTACAATACATTACTACTCTAACCATTCTGgtg ACAAAGACTACTACAAATCAGGTCCAAATCAGTACGGTTACAATAACGGTGAGCATGTTCTTAACATTCCTCCACCACCAGGTGTAGGATGGGGAGCACACGCGCCTCCGCATCCCCCGCCACAGCGTGTTAGTAGTGACATGAGCAACTCCAGTAACTCAGGTCCCCATGGTCCTGTACTGCCACCGCCACACCCTACGGTGGCCTTGGGGTTCAACCAGAGCACTTTCACGTATGAAGAGTTATCCACAGCCACCGGTGGTTTCTCCCAACGCAACTTGCTAGGTCAAGGTGGTTTTGGATATGTGCACAAAGGTGTTCTTCCAAATGGTAAGGAAATAGCTGTGAAGAGCCTCAAATCCACTGGGGGACAAGGAGACAGAGAGTTCCAAGCTGAGATTGATATAATTAGTCGTGTTCATCATCGCCATCTTGTGTCACTTGTTGGGTATTGCTTTACTGAGAGCAAAAAGTTGTTGGTGTATGAATTTGTGCCTAATAAGACTCTTGATTACCACCTTCATG GAAAGGGTCGACCTGTGATGGACTGGGACACCAGACTTAGAATTGCCATTGGATCAGCCAAAGGGCTTGCTTACTTACATGAGGATT GTCACCCTCGTATCATTCACCGAGACATAAAGGGTGCAAACATTCTAATTGAAAACAACTTTGATGCCAAA GTTGCAGATTTTGGATTGGCAAAGTTTAATCAAGACACTAACACACATGTTTCTACTCGTGTGATGGGAACATTTGG GTATTTGGCTCCTGAGTATGCATCAAGTGGCAAGCTAACTGAGAAATCTGATGTTTTCTCATTTGGTATTATGCTATTAGAGCTCATTACAGGACGACGACCGGTAGACAACACTGGTGATTATGAAGAGGATAGTTTGGTTGATTGG GCTAAACCACTATGTGCAAAAGCAATGGAAGAGGGGATTTTTGTTGGACTGGTGGATCCACGTTTAGAAGACAATTATAACAAACAAGAGATGGCACATATGATTGCTTGTGCTGCTGCTAGCGTTAGACACTCAGCAAGAAGACGCCCGAGAATGAGCCAG ATTGTACGAGTGCTGGAGGGAGATGCCTTAGTGGATGTCCTTAATCATGACGGAGTGAAACCTGGCCAGAGTGCAATGTTTAGCAACGCAAGCGGCGAGTATGATGCTGGTGCGTATAGTGCTGACATGAAGAAGTTCAGGAAACTAGCATTTGATAGCGGCACCCCCGCGAGCAGCGAGTTTGGCGCAACGAGTGAGTATGGCCTCAACCTCTCCGCCTCGAGCAGCGATCAATCAACTACTGAGATTGGCAGGAGGACAGGAAGTCGGCTGCAAACTCCTTGA